One Paenibacillus thermoaerophilus genomic window carries:
- the glnA gene encoding type I glutamate--ammonia ligase, which yields MGYTKEDILRIAKEENVRFIRLQFTDLLGTIKNVEIPVSQLEKALENKMMFDGSSIEGYVRIEESDMYLYPDLDTWVIFPWVTEDRVARLICDVYLPDGRPFPGDPRGILKRNLKVMEEMGFTTMNVGPEPEFFLFKTDEKGNPTSELNDQGGYFDLSPTDLGENCRREIVLTLEEMGFEIEASHHEVAPGQHEIDFKYANALKAADQIQTFKLVVKTIARQHGLHATFMPKPLFGMNGSGMHAHQSLFQGKTNAFYDENDKLGLSQIARYYMAGILKHARAFAAITNPTVNSYKRLVPGYEAPCYVAWSASNRSPMVRIPASRGLSTRIEVRNPDPAANPYLALAVMLRAGLDGIERKLPLPAPTDRNIYVMTEEEREEQGIPSLPANLKEAIDELLRDEVICDALGEHALTHFVELKEIEWDMYRTQVHAWERDQYMTLY from the coding sequence GTGGGTTATACGAAAGAGGATATTCTCCGCATCGCGAAGGAAGAGAACGTCCGATTTATCCGGCTGCAGTTCACCGATCTGCTCGGCACGATCAAGAACGTGGAAATTCCCGTCAGCCAGTTGGAGAAAGCGCTTGAAAACAAAATGATGTTCGACGGTTCTTCGATCGAAGGTTACGTGCGCATCGAAGAATCGGATATGTACTTGTACCCCGATTTGGATACTTGGGTCATTTTCCCCTGGGTGACGGAGGATCGCGTCGCTCGCCTGATTTGCGACGTGTATTTGCCGGACGGGCGTCCGTTCCCCGGAGATCCGCGCGGTATTCTGAAGCGGAATCTGAAAGTGATGGAAGAGATGGGCTTCACGACGATGAACGTCGGCCCGGAGCCGGAGTTTTTCCTGTTCAAAACGGATGAGAAAGGCAATCCGACCAGCGAATTAAACGACCAGGGCGGCTACTTCGACCTGTCACCGACGGATCTCGGCGAGAACTGCCGCCGCGAAATCGTGCTGACGCTGGAAGAAATGGGCTTCGAGATCGAGGCTTCCCACCACGAGGTGGCGCCCGGCCAGCACGAGATCGATTTTAAATACGCCAACGCGCTGAAAGCGGCCGACCAGATCCAGACGTTCAAGCTCGTCGTCAAGACGATCGCCCGCCAGCACGGCTTGCATGCGACGTTTATGCCGAAGCCGCTGTTCGGCATGAACGGTTCGGGCATGCACGCGCACCAATCGCTGTTCCAGGGCAAGACGAACGCGTTCTACGACGAGAACGACAAGCTGGGCCTGAGCCAGATCGCGCGTTATTACATGGCCGGCATCCTCAAGCATGCCCGCGCTTTCGCGGCGATAACGAACCCGACCGTCAACTCGTACAAACGTCTTGTTCCGGGCTATGAGGCGCCTTGTTATGTCGCCTGGTCCGCGAGCAATCGCAGCCCGATGGTCCGGATTCCGGCATCCCGCGGATTAAGCACGCGGATCGAAGTGCGCAACCCGGACCCGGCCGCGAACCCGTATCTGGCGCTGGCCGTCATGCTCCGCGCCGGCCTTGACGGCATCGAACGCAAGCTGCCGCTTCCCGCGCCGACGGACCGCAACATCTACGTCATGACGGAAGAAGAGCGGGAGGAGCAAGGCATCCCGAGTCTGCCGGCCAACCTGAAGGAAGCGATCGACGAGCTGCTTCGCGACGAAGTGATCTGCGACGCGCTTGGCGAACACGCGCTGACGCACTTCGTCGAGCTGAAGGAAATCGAATGGGATATGTACCGCACGCAAGTGCACGCTTGGGAACGCGATCAATACATGACGCTGTATTAA